A genomic region of Candidatus Eisenbacteria bacterium contains the following coding sequences:
- the def gene encoding peptide deformylase, whose translation MARLPIRLYGDPVLKARAEKAPGPSENLARLAADMFETMDAARGVGLAATQVGALERLIVVSVPTGKEGEPPFRAALVNPEVVATSGQQVGEEGCLSFPGLYFEVKRAKTVKVRAMGLDGKPVEVDGEGYLSRALLHEIDHLDGVLYIDRISTVKRSLLRGKLEDIRRRGAAGESREDDE comes from the coding sequence GTGGCACGACTGCCGATTCGCCTTTACGGCGACCCGGTGCTGAAGGCCCGGGCCGAGAAGGCCCCCGGCCCCAGCGAGAACCTGGCCCGCCTGGCCGCCGACATGTTCGAGACCATGGACGCCGCGCGCGGTGTCGGCCTGGCGGCCACCCAGGTGGGCGCCCTGGAACGCCTCATTGTGGTGAGCGTGCCCACCGGCAAGGAGGGGGAACCGCCCTTCCGCGCCGCGCTCGTCAACCCGGAAGTGGTCGCCACCTCCGGGCAGCAGGTCGGCGAGGAGGGCTGTCTCAGCTTCCCCGGGCTGTACTTCGAAGTGAAGCGCGCGAAGACCGTGAAGGTCCGCGCCATGGGGCTGGACGGGAAGCCGGTGGAGGTGGACGGGGAGGGGTACCTGTCCCGCGCCCTGCTGCACGAGATTGACCACCTCGACGGCGTGCTCTACATCGACCGCATCTCCACGGTGAAAAGAAGCCTGCTCCGCGGCAAGCTGGAGGACATCCGGCGCCGCGGGGCCGCCGGCGAGTCCCGCGAGGATGATGAGTAG
- the pyk gene encoding pyruvate kinase, which translates to MKPRGETALHHRATRIVATIGPASQAPGVLERLLRAGVDVVRVNGAHCRPGDITALVARVRRAERAVRRPVGVLLDLGGPKIRVVPLAGGVVEWKTGQSVEIVPGAGRGEGRRIRVSYPALLRDVHPGAEIRIDDGRIRLRVTRRGRSSLSARVMVGGRVRGGAGVNFPHSELSAPALTVKDRRDLKEGVRAGVDFLGLSFVRSAAHVRHVKTLVSRGPRARRPWVVAKIERPEAVRDLVAIASESDVLMVARGDLGVELGLAAVPMLQHEILSLGRALAVPVIVATQMLETMISSATPTRAEVSDVAGAVHDGADAVMLSGETATGSFPLQAVRVMSEIACAAEAPGSWDLPGTVCEDAADDIPRVITETAIHAAELSGARALVVYTESGRTARILSKNSLSIPIVALTPSEEVRRKMSLLRHVVSFRIPLARSLDAMLASGDRVLRRMPALAGEMVVEVSGAAREGGLTNTLRVRRL; encoded by the coding sequence ATGAAACCCCGGGGCGAGACTGCACTGCACCACCGCGCCACCCGCATCGTGGCCACGATCGGGCCCGCGTCGCAGGCCCCCGGCGTGCTGGAGCGCCTGCTGCGCGCCGGCGTGGACGTGGTGCGCGTCAATGGCGCGCACTGCCGCCCCGGGGACATCACCGCGCTGGTGGCGCGGGTGCGCCGCGCGGAGCGGGCCGTCCGGCGGCCGGTGGGAGTGCTGCTGGATTTGGGTGGACCCAAGATCCGTGTGGTCCCGCTCGCGGGCGGTGTGGTGGAGTGGAAGACCGGGCAGAGCGTGGAGATCGTGCCCGGCGCCGGCCGCGGCGAAGGCCGGCGGATCCGGGTCAGTTACCCGGCGCTGCTGCGCGACGTGCATCCCGGGGCGGAGATCCGCATCGACGACGGGCGCATCCGGCTGCGCGTTACGCGCCGAGGGAGGTCCTCGCTCTCCGCGCGCGTGATGGTGGGCGGGCGCGTGCGCGGCGGGGCCGGCGTGAACTTCCCGCACTCGGAACTCTCGGCGCCCGCGCTCACCGTGAAGGACCGCCGCGACCTCAAGGAGGGCGTGCGCGCCGGCGTGGACTTCCTGGGCCTCTCGTTCGTGCGCTCCGCCGCGCACGTGCGCCACGTGAAGACGCTGGTGTCGCGGGGCCCGCGGGCGCGGCGCCCGTGGGTGGTGGCCAAGATCGAGCGCCCCGAGGCGGTGCGCGACCTGGTGGCCATCGCGTCCGAGTCCGACGTGCTCATGGTGGCGCGCGGGGACCTGGGCGTGGAACTGGGCCTGGCCGCCGTGCCGATGCTGCAGCACGAGATCCTCTCGCTGGGCCGCGCCCTCGCCGTGCCGGTGATCGTGGCCACCCAGATGCTCGAGACCATGATCTCCAGCGCCACGCCCACGCGCGCGGAAGTCTCCGACGTCGCGGGTGCGGTGCACGACGGCGCCGACGCCGTGATGCTCTCCGGCGAAACCGCCACCGGCTCGTTCCCGCTGCAGGCGGTGCGCGTCATGTCCGAGATCGCCTGCGCCGCCGAGGCGCCCGGGAGCTGGGACCTGCCTGGCACGGTTTGCGAGGATGCCGCCGACGACATCCCGCGCGTGATCACCGAGACCGCCATTCACGCCGCCGAGCTCTCGGGCGCGCGTGCCCTGGTGGTGTACACTGAGTCCGGCCGCACGGCCCGCATCCTGTCCAAGAACTCACTATCAATTCCCATCGTGGCGCTCACACCCAGCGAGGAAGTGCGGCGGAAGATGTCGCTGCTGCGGCACGTGGTGTCGTTCCGCATCCCGCTGGCGCGTTCCCTGGACGCGATGCTGGCCTCGGGCGACCGGGTGCTGCGGCGGATGCCGGCGCTGGCCGGGGAGATGGTGGTGGAGGTTTCGGGGGCGGCGCGGGAGGGGGGGCTCACGAACACGCTGCGCGTCCGCCGGTTGTAG
- the rpe gene encoding ribulose-phosphate 3-epimerase, which yields MRVAPSVLSADYARFGEQVRMIQAAGADWLHVDIMDGHFVPNLTFGPGLVAALKSLTPLYLDTHLMVTEPWRFAEPFARAGAGGLTIHVEVGRTAETLREIRALGLRAGVSVKPGTPLELAEPFLADIDLLLLMTVEPGFGGQAFREDMLPRIAAAHAARVKHGLNFDLEVDGGIGPQTTAAVTRAGADALVAGHSVFRAPDPAAAIAAIRAAVSTP from the coding sequence GTGCGCGTCGCGCCCTCGGTGCTCTCCGCCGACTACGCGCGCTTCGGCGAACAGGTGCGGATGATCCAGGCCGCCGGCGCCGACTGGCTGCACGTGGACATCATGGACGGCCACTTCGTTCCCAACCTCACCTTCGGCCCCGGCCTGGTGGCCGCGCTGAAGTCGCTCACCCCGCTGTACCTGGATACCCACCTGATGGTCACCGAGCCGTGGCGCTTCGCCGAGCCGTTCGCGAGGGCCGGCGCCGGCGGGCTCACCATTCACGTGGAGGTGGGCCGCACCGCCGAGACGCTGCGCGAGATCCGCGCGCTGGGTCTGCGCGCCGGCGTATCCGTGAAGCCGGGCACCCCGCTGGAACTGGCCGAGCCGTTCCTCGCCGACATCGACCTGCTGCTGCTGATGACGGTGGAGCCGGGCTTCGGCGGCCAGGCGTTCCGCGAGGACATGCTGCCCAGGATCGCCGCCGCCCACGCGGCGCGCGTGAAGCACGGCCTCAACTTCGACCTCGAGGTGGACGGCGGCATCGGGCCGCAGACCACCGCCGCGGTGACCCGCGCCGGCGCCGACGCGCTGGTCGCGGGCCACAGCGTGTTCCGCGCGCCGGACCCTGCGGCGGCCATCGCCGCGATCCGGGCCGCAGTCTCCACTCCATAG
- a CDS encoding methyltransferase domain-containing protein, translating to MPGGSAEPRDLAARLLASIETRSAFSDKLLATAFRERDLPPAARGRVTRLVKGVLRRRGEIDYLLASRLHERLAGLPVLMRQILRLGVYQLLDSDIPRPMVVDETVRLATKYGHPGTVGLTNAVLRRLCDTEDLRSLLPQGDDPASVAARTSHPEWMVERWMARLGRDATMRVLDSNLRERPTFLRPNPMRGGLAALRARLEVEGVAHDVHGPTGLVRVDERFAPPDSEAFVAGLGTAQDPSEFLVVRLCGARAGQRWLDLCCAPGGKQTGLAEGMGDEGAVVGCDLHPSRLRRARENAARLGTPGLSYVAADGARPPFRAPSRFDGVLVDAPCSGLGVLARRADARWRKEPALLASLPPLQRSLVDSAAGLLGPGGVLVYSVCSFEPEETTDLVGGFLAAHPEFRLDDASPRVGAAYTVDGCYRVLPGQDDMDGAFAARMVRA from the coding sequence GTGCCTGGCGGCTCCGCCGAGCCGCGCGACCTGGCGGCCCGGCTGCTCGCTTCCATCGAGACCCGCAGCGCCTTCAGCGACAAGCTCCTCGCCACCGCGTTCCGCGAGCGCGACCTGCCGCCGGCCGCGCGCGGGCGTGTCACGCGCCTGGTGAAGGGCGTGCTGCGCCGCCGCGGCGAGATTGACTACCTGCTGGCCTCGCGCCTGCACGAGCGGCTGGCCGGCCTGCCGGTGCTGATGCGCCAGATCCTGCGGCTGGGTGTCTACCAGCTCCTGGACTCCGACATCCCGCGCCCCATGGTAGTGGACGAGACCGTGCGGCTGGCCACCAAGTACGGCCACCCCGGCACCGTGGGCCTCACCAACGCCGTGCTGCGCCGGCTGTGCGACACGGAGGACCTGCGCTCGCTGTTGCCGCAGGGCGACGATCCCGCGTCGGTGGCGGCGCGGACTTCGCACCCGGAGTGGATGGTGGAGCGCTGGATGGCCCGGCTGGGGCGCGACGCCACGATGCGGGTGCTGGATTCCAACCTGCGCGAGCGACCCACGTTCCTGCGCCCCAACCCGATGCGCGGCGGCCTGGCGGCGCTTCGCGCGCGGCTGGAGGTCGAGGGTGTGGCCCACGACGTGCATGGGCCCACCGGCCTGGTGCGCGTGGACGAGCGGTTCGCGCCGCCCGACTCGGAGGCGTTCGTCGCCGGCCTGGGCACGGCGCAGGACCCCTCGGAGTTCCTGGTGGTGCGCCTGTGCGGCGCGCGCGCGGGGCAGCGCTGGCTGGACCTGTGCTGCGCCCCCGGCGGCAAGCAGACCGGGCTGGCCGAGGGCATGGGAGATGAGGGTGCCGTGGTGGGCTGCGACCTGCATCCGTCCCGCCTGCGCCGCGCCCGCGAAAACGCCGCGCGCCTGGGCACGCCGGGGCTTTCCTACGTGGCCGCCGACGGCGCCCGCCCGCCGTTCCGCGCGCCGTCGCGCTTCGACGGCGTGCTGGTGGACGCCCCGTGCTCCGGGCTGGGGGTGCTGGCCCGCCGCGCCGACGCCCGCTGGCGCAAGGAGCCCGCGCTGCTGGCCTCGCTTCCGCCCCTGCAGCGCAGCCTGGTGGACTCCGCCGCGGGGCTCTTGGGGCCGGGTGGCGTGCTCGTCTATAGTGTGTGCAGTTTCGAGCCGGAGGAGACCACCGACCTGGTGGGCGGCTTCCTCGCCGCGCACCCGGAGTTCCGGCTCGACGACGCCTCGCCGCGGGTGGGCGCGGCGTACACGGTGGACGGCTGCTACCGGGTGCTGCCCGGGCAGGACGACATGGACGGGGCGTTCGCGGCAAGGATGGTGCGCGCGTGA
- the yajC gene encoding preprotein translocase subunit YajC, producing MSFLPLLAAAPGGPQMSGWQAQLINLAPLFLIFVVFYFVLIRPQQQRQKKLAEMIGGMAKGDKVVTSGGMVGTVWAVRDNEDTVVIQVADTRLDFLKSAVVQVIKPGK from the coding sequence ATGTCCTTCCTCCCGCTCCTCGCCGCCGCGCCGGGAGGCCCGCAGATGTCCGGCTGGCAGGCCCAGCTGATCAACCTGGCGCCGCTGTTCCTGATCTTCGTGGTGTTCTACTTCGTGCTCATCCGTCCGCAGCAGCAGCGCCAGAAGAAGCTCGCCGAGATGATCGGCGGCATGGCCAAGGGCGACAAGGTGGTGACCTCCGGCGGGATGGTGGGCACGGTGTGGGCGGTGCGCGACAACGAGGACACCGTGGTCATCCAGGTGGCCGACACGCGTCTCGACTTCCTGAAGAGCGCCGTTGTCCAGGTCATCAAGCCCGGCAAGTAG
- a CDS encoding S9 family peptidase has protein sequence MPRLPRAGSLAVTVLFAAWAAQALAAETRAPVAPATSAPAPAPPAAAAPAPARRLITVEDVTRFRDVKDPRVSPDGRWVAYTVTTQDLKADKRQTDVWMTSWDGATTLQLTRRAKESASAPRFSPDGRHLAFLSSRGDENESDQVWLLPLAGGEAAKLTELKQGVSDFAWSPDGSRFVLAVSDTDSVSTLGAAEKDKTPPPILIDRFYFKEDVTGYVTRKRTHLFLFDLATRKAEQLTSGEHDDLQPAWSPDGRSIAFLSKQGPDADRTSSWEIFVVEARAGAQPRQVTRFEGIVNNPGGENRIAWSPDGSQIAFLQGGPPKLIYYALTRPAVVPAAGGGARVLTPGLDQWTADPAWSPDGKYLYVQVEEDRSAFLARVPAAGGAPEPVLRGAGVVGTFDVGASGRAALILGTPGAPREVYALEGGAARQLSHQNDSLMAALKLSPAEKITFKSRDGTEIHGFLVKPADYREGARHPTILRIHGGPVGQFQDEFASGEECTWQLLAANGYAVVAANPRGSSGRGQKFSTAIYADWGNKDAQDVLAAVDYAVALGVADPDRLGLGGWSYGGMLTNYVIAQDRRFKAAVSGASISNILAGYGTDMYVREYESELGPPWTAADKYLRVSSPFLHADRIVTPTLFMCGQQDFNVPLLNTEQMYQALKSLGRETQMVIYPGQNHGFRRPSYIQDRLRRWLDWYGRFLKPKPAAAPTGGR, from the coding sequence ATGCCGCGACTCCCGCGCGCCGGCAGTCTCGCAGTGACCGTGCTGTTCGCCGCCTGGGCCGCACAGGCGTTGGCCGCGGAGACCCGCGCTCCTGTCGCGCCCGCGACGTCCGCGCCCGCCCCGGCGCCACCCGCCGCGGCGGCACCCGCCCCAGCCCGCCGCCTCATCACCGTCGAGGACGTGACCCGCTTCCGCGACGTGAAGGACCCCCGCGTTTCCCCCGACGGCAGGTGGGTGGCCTACACCGTCACCACCCAGGACCTCAAGGCGGACAAGCGCCAGACCGATGTGTGGATGACCAGCTGGGACGGTGCCACCACGCTGCAACTCACCCGGCGCGCGAAGGAGTCCGCTTCGGCTCCGCGCTTTAGCCCCGACGGCAGGCACCTGGCGTTCCTCTCCAGCCGCGGCGACGAGAACGAGTCCGACCAGGTGTGGCTGCTGCCCCTGGCCGGGGGGGAGGCCGCGAAGCTCACCGAGCTCAAGCAGGGAGTTTCGGACTTCGCGTGGTCGCCCGACGGATCGCGTTTCGTGCTCGCCGTGAGCGACACCGACTCCGTGTCCACCCTCGGCGCGGCGGAGAAGGACAAGACTCCGCCGCCGATCCTCATCGACCGCTTCTACTTCAAGGAGGACGTCACCGGCTACGTGACGCGCAAGCGCACGCACCTGTTCCTGTTCGACCTCGCCACGCGCAAGGCGGAGCAGCTCACCTCCGGCGAGCACGACGACCTGCAGCCGGCGTGGTCGCCGGACGGAAGGTCAATCGCGTTCCTGAGCAAGCAGGGCCCCGACGCGGATCGCACCAGCAGCTGGGAGATCTTCGTGGTCGAGGCGCGCGCGGGCGCGCAGCCGCGGCAGGTCACGCGCTTCGAGGGCATCGTCAACAACCCCGGAGGCGAGAACCGCATCGCGTGGAGCCCCGACGGCAGCCAGATTGCGTTCCTTCAGGGCGGTCCGCCGAAGCTGATCTACTACGCGCTGACCCGTCCCGCCGTGGTGCCTGCCGCGGGCGGCGGCGCGCGCGTGCTCACGCCCGGTCTCGACCAGTGGACGGCCGATCCCGCCTGGTCCCCGGACGGGAAGTACCTGTACGTGCAGGTCGAGGAGGATCGCTCCGCCTTCCTCGCGCGCGTGCCCGCCGCGGGAGGAGCCCCCGAGCCCGTGCTGCGCGGGGCAGGCGTGGTGGGGACTTTCGACGTGGGCGCCTCCGGGCGGGCGGCGCTGATCCTCGGCACGCCCGGCGCGCCGCGCGAGGTGTACGCGCTGGAGGGGGGAGCCGCGCGCCAGCTGTCGCACCAGAACGACTCGCTCATGGCCGCGCTGAAGCTGAGCCCTGCCGAGAAGATCACCTTCAAGAGCCGCGACGGGACCGAGATCCACGGCTTCCTGGTGAAGCCCGCCGACTATCGCGAGGGCGCGCGCCACCCGACCATCCTGCGCATCCACGGCGGGCCGGTCGGGCAGTTCCAGGATGAGTTCGCCTCCGGCGAGGAGTGCACCTGGCAGCTGCTGGCCGCCAACGGGTACGCGGTCGTGGCCGCCAACCCGCGCGGCAGTTCCGGACGGGGCCAGAAGTTCTCCACCGCAATCTACGCCGACTGGGGCAACAAGGACGCGCAGGACGTGCTCGCGGCCGTGGACTACGCGGTGGCGCTCGGCGTGGCCGACCCCGACCGCCTCGGGCTGGGCGGATGGAGCTACGGCGGCATGCTCACCAACTACGTGATCGCCCAGGACAGGCGCTTCAAGGCGGCGGTGAGCGGTGCCAGCATCTCCAACATCCTGGCCGGATACGGCACCGACATGTACGTGCGCGAGTACGAGAGCGAACTGGGGCCGCCGTGGACCGCCGCCGACAAGTACCTCCGGGTCTCGTCGCCGTTTCTGCACGCCGACCGCATCGTCACGCCCACCCTGTTCATGTGCGGGCAGCAGGACTTCAACGTGCCGCTGCTCAACACCGAGCAGATGTACCAGGCCCTGAAGAGCCTTGGCCGCGAGACGCAGATGGTGATCTACCCGGGGCAGAACCACGGGTTCCGCCGGCCCAGCTACATCCAGGACCGGCTGCGCCGCTGGCTGGACTGGTACGGGCGGTTCCTGAAGCCGAAGCCGGCAGCTGCCCCTACTGGCGGAAGGTGA
- a CDS encoding PASTA domain-containing protein, with the protein MKMRWKIPGPVMVLALGVVAFAAGVAIFDWVVMPRLVHRGQDVRVPDLGSMSQQQAERAAREGGFALHVRSQQFDAAVPRGCVLSQDPPPGVTARRGRAVEVVVSLGEEKATIPPLRGQDFREAQVTLGRLGLQPGSVARVYSNDVPVDRVVATDPGPDAPIPQDRPVHLLMSLGPETPRFLAPDWVGSPVREVTAALQRAGVRYTLAGRDAAMAGAVTSQNPAPGSMVRAGDLVTLGTGRAAR; encoded by the coding sequence GTGAAGATGCGTTGGAAGATCCCGGGGCCGGTGATGGTGCTGGCCTTGGGGGTGGTGGCGTTCGCCGCGGGCGTGGCGATCTTCGACTGGGTGGTGATGCCGCGCCTGGTGCACCGCGGCCAGGACGTGCGCGTGCCGGACCTCGGCTCCATGTCGCAACAGCAGGCCGAGCGGGCCGCGCGCGAGGGCGGGTTCGCGCTGCACGTGCGCTCGCAGCAGTTCGACGCCGCCGTGCCGCGCGGCTGCGTGTTGAGCCAGGATCCCCCGCCGGGCGTGACGGCCCGTCGCGGGCGCGCGGTGGAGGTCGTGGTGAGCCTGGGCGAGGAGAAAGCCACCATCCCGCCGCTGCGCGGGCAGGACTTCCGCGAGGCGCAGGTCACGCTGGGCCGCCTGGGCCTGCAGCCCGGCTCAGTGGCGCGCGTGTACTCCAATGATGTGCCGGTGGACCGCGTGGTGGCCACCGACCCCGGCCCCGACGCGCCCATCCCGCAGGACCGCCCGGTGCACCTGCTGATGAGCCTGGGCCCAGAAACCCCGCGCTTCCTGGCGCCCGACTGGGTGGGCTCGCCGGTGCGCGAGGTCACCGCCGCGCTGCAGCGCGCGGGTGTGCGCTACACGCTGGCCGGGCGCGACGCCGCCATGGCCGGCGCGGTCACCTCGCAGAACCCGGCTCCGGGCAGCATGGTGCGCGCGGGCGACCTGGTGACACTGGGCACCGGCAGGGCCGCGCGGTGA
- the rpsP gene encoding 30S ribosomal protein S16, translated as MAVVIRLNVRGRKHLAFHKVVVADSRAPRDGRHIEILGHYDPLRDPAEFIVDEARTKYWLEKGAQPSEKVAALLRAHGIRLPEKMSKPKKKKERTKPAASKVAASKAARAKSAAKKAAPKKAKPAKKKAEKKS; from the coding sequence ATGGCAGTCGTCATCCGTCTGAATGTCCGCGGACGTAAGCACCTGGCGTTCCACAAGGTGGTCGTGGCGGACTCGCGCGCGCCGCGGGACGGGCGCCACATCGAGATCCTGGGCCACTACGACCCGCTGCGGGACCCTGCGGAGTTCATCGTGGACGAGGCCCGCACCAAGTACTGGCTGGAGAAGGGCGCCCAGCCCAGCGAGAAGGTGGCGGCCCTGCTGCGCGCGCACGGCATCCGCCTTCCCGAGAAGATGAGCAAGCCGAAGAAGAAGAAGGAGCGCACCAAGCCCGCCGCCTCGAAGGTCGCCGCCTCCAAGGCCGCGCGCGCCAAGTCCGCGGCGAAGAAGGCCGCCCCGAAGAAGGCCAAGCCGGCCAAGAAGAAGGCCGAGAAGAAGAGCTAG
- the ffh gene encoding signal recognition particle protein produces MFQQLTSRLEEAFKKLRGESRLTPENIKDALREVRRALLEADVHFQVARDFTAKVEARASGQEVLKGLSPGQQVVRVVHEELMSMLGGKAHPLPLAPTPPTTWMMVGLQGSGKTTFTGKLARYMKEKQRRVLMAACDLARPAAMDQLATLGRQLGVEVFVDRTATHPREVASRAFDRARAGSFDVLLLDTAGRLHVDEALMLELRELKDEAKPHQTLLVVDAMTGQEAVNVATSFRDGVDFDALVLSKVDGDARGGAALSIRAVTGRPIQFLSSGEKLDAMELFHPDRVASRILGMGDVLTLVERAENAVEMEQAAAMAEKLRRETFTFEDFLEQLQAVKKMGPLGEVLRMIPGVSAKLPDDVEVDESGLKRVEAIIRSMTPRERHQPKIIDGSRRKRIARGSGTSVQEVNQLLRQFTDMQKMMRQMKKMGRGRLPAFR; encoded by the coding sequence GTGTTCCAGCAACTGACCTCCCGCCTCGAGGAGGCGTTCAAGAAGCTCCGCGGCGAGAGCCGCCTGACGCCGGAGAACATCAAGGATGCTCTCCGGGAGGTCCGGCGCGCCCTCCTGGAGGCGGACGTCCACTTCCAGGTGGCGCGGGACTTCACCGCCAAGGTGGAGGCGCGGGCCAGCGGGCAGGAGGTCCTCAAGGGGCTGTCTCCCGGCCAGCAGGTGGTCCGGGTGGTGCACGAAGAACTGATGAGCATGCTGGGCGGCAAGGCCCATCCCTTGCCGCTGGCGCCCACGCCGCCCACGACCTGGATGATGGTGGGGCTGCAGGGCTCGGGGAAGACCACCTTCACCGGCAAGCTGGCGCGCTACATGAAGGAGAAGCAGCGCCGCGTGCTGATGGCGGCCTGCGACCTGGCGCGACCCGCTGCCATGGACCAGCTGGCCACGCTGGGTCGCCAGTTGGGCGTGGAAGTGTTCGTGGACCGCACCGCCACGCACCCGCGCGAGGTGGCTTCGAGGGCCTTTGACCGCGCGCGCGCCGGCAGCTTCGACGTGCTGCTGCTGGACACCGCGGGCCGGCTGCACGTGGACGAGGCGCTGATGCTGGAGCTGCGCGAGCTCAAGGACGAGGCGAAGCCGCACCAGACGCTGCTGGTGGTGGATGCGATGACCGGCCAGGAGGCGGTGAACGTGGCCACCTCCTTCCGCGATGGCGTGGACTTCGACGCGCTGGTGCTGTCCAAGGTGGACGGCGACGCCCGCGGCGGCGCGGCGCTCTCGATCCGGGCCGTGACGGGCCGTCCCATCCAGTTCCTCTCCAGCGGGGAGAAGCTGGACGCGATGGAGCTGTTCCACCCCGACCGGGTGGCTTCGCGCATCCTCGGCATGGGCGACGTGCTCACGCTGGTGGAGCGCGCGGAGAACGCCGTCGAGATGGAGCAGGCCGCGGCGATGGCGGAGAAGCTCCGCCGCGAGACCTTCACCTTCGAGGACTTCCTGGAGCAGCTCCAGGCGGTCAAGAAGATGGGCCCGCTGGGGGAGGTGCTGCGCATGATCCCCGGCGTGTCCGCGAAGCTGCCCGACGACGTGGAAGTGGACGAGTCGGGGCTGAAGCGCGTGGAGGCCATCATCCGCTCCATGACGCCCAGGGAGCGGCACCAGCCGAAGATCATCGACGGCAGCCGCCGCAAGCGCATCGCGCGCGGCAGCGGCACCTCGGTGCAGGAGGTGAACCAGCTCTTGCGCCAGTTCACCGACATGCAGAAGATGATGCGGCAGATGAAGAAGATGGGCCGGGGCAGGCTGCCGGCCTTCAGGTAG
- a CDS encoding methionyl-tRNA formyltransferase yields MALKTVFLGTPAFAAASLEALVGAGMPPLLVVTRQDQPRGRGLKLQPSDVRACAERLGLPVATPRPFHDPAFLEQLRGLQPDVFAIVAYGVILKEAALRLPRLGCINVHASLLPRWRGVSPIAWQILSGDAQAGVTTQWIDAGVDTGQVIHRDAFPMPPDATTGTLTEELARRGAELLVRTLREVEAGSAPRETQDPAAATLAPRFGKDDGRLDWTRSAAWLERAARAFDPWPGLRFRMGEGAVRVRRAAVAGVAAAPGDAPHAGGTSVAGDTPRPGTVLRVGAGRVVVAAGEGALELVEVQPDGKRAMPADAWARGRGVGPGGLLASGVPPAGAGGPGSGAGPGASSASAPRGDAS; encoded by the coding sequence ATGGCGCTGAAGACGGTCTTTCTCGGAACCCCCGCGTTCGCCGCTGCCTCGCTCGAGGCGCTGGTCGGCGCCGGCATGCCGCCGCTGCTGGTGGTCACGCGGCAGGACCAGCCGCGCGGACGGGGCCTCAAGCTGCAGCCCTCCGACGTGCGCGCCTGCGCCGAGCGCCTGGGCCTGCCGGTGGCCACGCCACGCCCCTTCCACGACCCGGCCTTCCTCGAGCAGCTCCGCGGGCTGCAGCCCGACGTGTTCGCCATCGTGGCCTACGGCGTGATCCTCAAGGAGGCCGCGCTGCGGCTGCCGCGGCTGGGCTGCATCAACGTGCACGCCTCGCTGCTGCCGCGCTGGCGCGGGGTGTCGCCCATCGCCTGGCAGATCCTCTCCGGGGACGCCCAGGCAGGCGTGACCACGCAGTGGATCGACGCGGGCGTGGACACCGGGCAGGTGATCCACCGCGACGCCTTCCCGATGCCTCCCGACGCCACCACCGGCACGCTCACGGAGGAACTGGCCCGCCGCGGCGCGGAACTGCTGGTGCGCACCCTGCGCGAGGTGGAGGCGGGCTCCGCGCCGCGCGAGACGCAGGACCCCGCCGCGGCCACGCTCGCGCCGCGCTTCGGCAAGGACGACGGCCGGCTGGACTGGACGCGCTCCGCGGCGTGGCTGGAGCGCGCCGCGCGGGCGTTCGACCCGTGGCCGGGGCTGCGCTTCCGCATGGGCGAGGGCGCGGTGCGCGTGCGCCGCGCGGCCGTGGCCGGAGTTGCCGCGGCGCCGGGCGACGCGCCGCACGCAGGCGGTACTTCCGTCGCGGGCGACACGCCGCGTCCGGGCACGGTGCTGCGCGTGGGCGCGGGCCGCGTGGTCGTGGCCGCGGGGGAGGGCGCTCTGGAACTGGTCGAGGTGCAGCCCGACGGCAAGCGGGCCATGCCCGCCGACGCGTGGGCGCGTGGGCGCGGGGTTGGCCCGGGCGGCCTGCTGGCATCCGGCGTGCCGCCGGCGGGAGCAGGTGGTCCCGGCAGCGGCGCAGGGCCGGGGGCATCGTCCGCATCCGCCCCGCGCGGGGACGCTTCGTGA